A single Streptosporangiales bacterium DNA region contains:
- a CDS encoding IS982 family transposase — PTGVFTRIAQRLLALTSGIWTNWTTGVTSKRSLTAYDH; from the coding sequence CACCCACCGGAGTCTTCACCCGCATCGCCCAGCGACTCCTCGCCCTCACCTCCGGCATCTGGACCAACTGGACCACCGGCGTCACCAGCAAACGATCACTAACCGCCTACGACCACTGA